GTCGCGGCGGACCGTGGCCGTCGCCCCGCAGTTGGGAGATGGCCCTGCGCCTGATCGCCTTCGCCACCGCTGCGGGCACCTCCCGCGAGGTGCTGTCCATGCTGGTGAGGGGGACGGTCGGCGACGGTCCCGGGCTGGAACTGCTGGCCAGCATGGACCGGATGGACCTGCCGGACCCCGAGACGCTGTTGGCTGACCCGGCAGCGGCCGACCTGCCCCAACGAGGAGACCTGCGCCAGGCCGTACTCGATGGCGTGGTGGAGGCGATCCGGAAGCGTCCCGAAAAGTCCCGGTGGGACGCGGCGTGGACCCTGCTGGTCCGGGCATTGGAGACCGGAGCTCCGGATCTGGTGGTCGTCCCCGCGACCACCCTCGCCACGCTGCGGCAGGCGGACTGGGACGTCCCGGCGTCTATCGAACGGCTCGCCGGGGTGGCGTCTCTCAGCCGACAGGCGGACAACGCCGCAGCCCGGGTCGCGGCCACCACCGGAGGTGGACGATGAAACCCGACGCGGTGGGCCGGCTGGACCGGGAAAAGCTCTTCGCGGCCCGGCTGCACGCCGCCCGGGTCCGGCCCTACCTGGCCACGGCGCTGTTCGCGCTGCACCCGGTGGAGTCGCGGCTGGTGCCCACAATGGCTGTGGACCGACACTGGCGGTGTTACGTCTCACCGGTGTTCGTGGATCGGACCCCGGTGGAGGAGTTGGCCGGCGTGTGGGTGCACGAGGTCTCCCACCTGCTGCGCGACCACCACGCGCGCGGCGACGCGGTGGCGGCCGAACGCGGACTGACCGGGCCGGGCGAACGGCTGCGGATGAACATCGCCGCCGACTTCGAGATCAACGACGACGTGTACGGCGAGGGGCTGGCCCGCCCCGAGGGCGCCGTCGACCCGACGCTCCTGGGGCTCCCCGAGGGGGAACTGATGGAGGACTACCTGCGACTGTTCCGGCTCGGACCACACACGCAGGATCTGGTCTGGTTGGACTGTGGCAGTGGCGCCGACGGGCTGGAGCGGGAATGGGACCTGGGACCCGACGGTGCGCACGGGCTCGGCACGGAGGAACGGGACGCGGTTCGGTTCCGGGTGGCGCAGGGCATCAGCGCCCGCCCGGGCGACGCCCCGAAAGGGTGGCGGCGTTGGGCGGAGGAGGCGTTCCACCCGCCGCAGCCGTGGCGGGACCTGTTGGGGGCGGCGATCCGCTCGGCGGCCTCCGGCCCCGGCGCCGGTGAGGACTACACCTACGGCCGACCATCGCGGCGCTCGGTCGGCCTGCCGGGCGTCATCCTGCCGAGCCTGCGGCGCAGACCACCCCAGGTGTCCGTGGTCATCGACACGTCCGGTTCGGTGAGCGACGCCGAACTGGGCAGTGCACTCCTCGAGGTCGCCGCGATCGCCCGCGCGGTGGGCGGCCGGCGCGATCTGGTCACCGTACTGCCGTGTGATGCGGCGGTCCGGATCGCGTA
The Micromonospora pisi DNA segment above includes these coding regions:
- a CDS encoding vWA domain-containing protein, with the translated sequence MKPDAVGRLDREKLFAARLHAARVRPYLATALFALHPVESRLVPTMAVDRHWRCYVSPVFVDRTPVEELAGVWVHEVSHLLRDHHARGDAVAAERGLTGPGERLRMNIAADFEINDDVYGEGLARPEGAVDPTLLGLPEGELMEDYLRLFRLGPHTQDLVWLDCGSGADGLEREWDLGPDGAHGLGTEERDAVRFRVAQGISARPGDAPKGWRRWAEEAFHPPQPWRDLLGAAIRSAASGPGAGEDYTYGRPSRRSVGLPGVILPSLRRRPPQVSVVIDTSGSVSDAELGSALLEVAAIARAVGGRRDLVTVLPCDAAVRIAYPLCRAEGIPLLGGGGTDLRTGFARALRTRPRPDVMVVLTDGQTPWPATRPPCRTVVGLFPRQRAARSWNENDPDYVPEAPPEWARVVAIG